One genomic segment of Pongo abelii isolate AG06213 chromosome 13, NHGRI_mPonAbe1-v2.0_pri, whole genome shotgun sequence includes these proteins:
- the LOC100936173 gene encoding small ribosomal subunit protein uS10-like encodes MAFKDTGKTPLEPKMAIHRIRITLTSCNVKSLGKVCADLIRGAKEKNLKVKRPVQMPTKTLRITQEKTPCGEGSKPWDHFQMRIHKRLIDLHSPSEIVKQITSISIEPGVEMEVTIVDV; translated from the coding sequence ATGGCTTTTAAGGATACTGGAAAAACACCCCTGGAGCCGAAGATGGCAATTCACCGAATTCGAATCACTCTAACAAGCTGCAACGTAAAATCCCTGGGGAAGGTGTGTGCTGACTTGATCAGAGGAGCAAAGGAAAAGAATCTCAAAGTGAAAAGACCAGTTCAAATGCCTACTAAGACTTTGAGAATCACACAAGAAAAAACTCCATGTGGTGAAGGTTCTAAGCCATGGGATCATTTCCAGATGAGAATCCACAAGCGACTCATTGACTTGCACAGTCCTTCTGAGATTGTTAAGCAGATTACTTCCATAAGTATTGAGCCAGGAGTTGAGATGGAAGTCACCATTGTAGACGTTTAA